A single region of the Nitrospira sp. genome encodes:
- a CDS encoding methionine adenosyltransferase, with protein sequence MRHNYLFTSESVTEGHPDKIADQISDGILDAIIAQDKFSRVACETILTTGIAFVAGEISTKAYVEIPDIIRDVIKDVGYTDASWGFDSNTCSVLTSIHQQSGDIAMGVDSGGAGDQGLMFGYATNETSELMPMPIVLAHRLTKRLAEVRKKKILKWVRPDGKSQVTVEYKDGKPCRVDTIVVSTQHSPDVTNKQIEKDLMEHVIRPSMPKGLYDPTSVKHHINPTGRFVVGGPMGDTGLTGRKIIVDTYGGHGSHGGGAFSGKDPSKVDRSASYMARYIAKNIVAAGLASKCEVQLAYAIGVADPVSVLVDTKDTEKVAPESLDKLVRKHFPLTPRGIIEHLKLRRPIFRKTAAYGHFGRNEPEFTWEKTDKAKALRKDAGL encoded by the coding sequence ATGAGACATAACTACCTGTTCACGTCTGAGTCTGTCACCGAAGGGCACCCGGACAAGATTGCCGATCAGATCTCGGACGGAATTCTAGACGCCATCATCGCTCAAGACAAGTTTTCGAGAGTTGCCTGCGAAACCATTCTTACGACCGGCATCGCATTCGTCGCCGGAGAAATCTCGACCAAGGCCTATGTCGAGATTCCCGATATTATTCGCGACGTGATCAAGGATGTCGGCTATACGGACGCCTCTTGGGGGTTCGACTCCAACACCTGCTCGGTCCTGACATCGATCCACCAACAGTCCGGCGATATCGCCATGGGAGTGGACTCCGGCGGCGCCGGCGACCAGGGCCTCATGTTTGGGTATGCCACCAATGAAACGTCCGAGCTCATGCCGATGCCGATCGTGCTGGCTCATCGATTGACCAAACGTTTGGCGGAAGTGCGCAAGAAAAAGATTCTCAAATGGGTGCGCCCCGACGGTAAATCCCAGGTAACCGTGGAATATAAGGACGGTAAACCCTGCCGCGTCGATACCATCGTCGTTTCCACACAGCACAGCCCCGACGTGACCAACAAGCAAATCGAGAAGGATTTGATGGAGCACGTGATCAGGCCATCCATGCCGAAGGGCCTCTACGATCCGACCAGCGTGAAGCACCATATCAATCCAACGGGCCGGTTCGTGGTAGGCGGGCCGATGGGCGATACCGGCCTCACCGGCCGCAAGATCATCGTCGATACCTACGGCGGGCACGGCAGCCACGGTGGAGGGGCCTTCTCGGGGAAAGATCCGTCAAAGGTGGATCGTTCAGCCTCGTATATGGCTCGCTACATTGCAAAGAACATCGTGGCCGCTGGCCTGGCTTCAAAATGCGAAGTCCAGCTGGCCTACGCCATTGGAGTCGCCGATCCCGTCTCCGTATTGGTCGACACCAAAGATACCGAGAAGGTAGCGCCCGAAAGCCTGGACAAGCTGGTCCGGAAGCATTTCCCATTGACCCCGCGCGGGATCATCGAGCATCTCAAACTGCGTCGCCCCATCTTCAGAAAGACGGCCGCCTATGGACACTTCGGTCGCAACGAACCGGAGTTCACCTGGGAAAAAACCGACAAAGCCAAAGCGTTGCGCAAGGACGCGGGCCTCTAA
- a CDS encoding adenosylhomocysteinase — protein sequence MDYDVKDMGLADQGKLKIEWAEATMPVLRLIRKRFEREQPFKGIRATACLHVTTETANLMKTLKAGGADVRLCASNPLSTQDDVAAALVRHEGIPTFAVKGEDNKTYYRHIESAIAHKPHLSMDDGADVVSHLHSKRKDLLRNVIGGTEETTTGVIRLRSMAEKKVLKFPVISVNDADTKHMFDNRYGTGQSTMDGIVRATNRLVCGSTLVVAGYGWCGRGIATRARGMGANVIVTEIDPLKGLEAVMDGFRVMPMDEAAPLGDFFVTVTGNLKVIRGEHFAAMKDGAIVCNSGHFNVELDIPALEKLSKKKLAVRSGVDQYTLKNGRRVSLLGEGRLVNLATAEGHPSSVMDMSFANQALGAEYIVKNYKKLEKKVYPVPADIDKEISRLKLAGMGVSIDKLTKEQVKYLASWEMGT from the coding sequence GTGGATTACGACGTGAAAGACATGGGATTAGCCGATCAGGGAAAATTGAAAATCGAATGGGCAGAAGCTACGATGCCGGTACTCCGGCTCATTCGCAAACGCTTTGAGCGAGAACAGCCGTTCAAGGGCATCCGCGCCACCGCGTGCCTCCACGTGACCACCGAAACGGCCAACCTGATGAAAACCCTCAAGGCCGGCGGCGCAGACGTTCGCCTCTGCGCCTCCAACCCGTTGAGCACTCAAGACGACGTCGCCGCCGCCTTGGTTCGACACGAGGGAATCCCAACCTTTGCCGTTAAGGGCGAGGACAATAAAACCTACTACCGGCATATTGAATCGGCTATCGCCCACAAGCCACATCTCTCGATGGACGACGGCGCCGACGTGGTCTCCCATCTGCACTCGAAGCGAAAAGACTTGCTCCGCAATGTGATCGGCGGAACAGAGGAAACCACCACCGGCGTCATCCGTCTTCGCAGCATGGCCGAAAAGAAAGTCCTGAAATTCCCGGTGATCTCCGTGAACGATGCGGACACGAAACACATGTTTGACAACCGGTATGGCACTGGCCAAAGCACCATGGACGGCATTGTCCGTGCCACCAATCGGCTGGTGTGCGGCTCTACGCTCGTCGTCGCCGGCTACGGCTGGTGCGGTCGCGGCATTGCCACCCGCGCACGCGGCATGGGCGCCAACGTCATCGTGACTGAAATCGATCCATTGAAGGGCCTCGAAGCCGTGATGGACGGATTCCGGGTCATGCCGATGGATGAAGCCGCTCCCCTTGGAGACTTTTTTGTCACAGTCACAGGTAACTTGAAGGTTATCCGCGGCGAGCACTTTGCGGCCATGAAAGACGGGGCGATCGTCTGCAACTCCGGACACTTCAATGTCGAGTTGGACATTCCTGCACTGGAGAAGCTCAGCAAGAAAAAACTCGCCGTGCGCTCGGGTGTCGACCAATACACCTTGAAGAACGGCCGTCGCGTCAGCCTCTTGGGCGAAGGTCGTCTCGTGAATCTCGCCACCGCTGAAGGCCACCCCTCCAGCGTCATGGACATGAGCTTCGCGAATCAGGCCCTGGGGGCCGAATATATCGTGAAGAACTACAAGAAATTGGAAAAGAAGGTCTATCCGGTTCCAGCCGACATCGATAAAGAAATTTCGCGGCTCAAGCTCGCCGGCATGGGCGTGTCGATCGACAAGCTCACCAAAGAGCAGGTGAAGTACTTGGCCTCGTGGGAAATGGGAACCTAG